GGCATCCGCCTCGGTTACACGTTCTTCGATCCCTATGTCGCGATCATCGACAAGCAGCGCTTCGAGTTGGCAAATTCCGACGACGCTGCCCTGGTCTGGCAAGATGGCGTCGCGGCCGTAGTCGCACCCGAAGATGGTGCATACATCATTCAGGTTCGCGAAACGGCCTACGGCGGCAACGGCTCGTGCATGTATCGGTTGCACGTGGGTCGGTTCCCGCGCCCTCGAGCGACGATTCCCGCCGGGGGCAAATACGGTGAAACCGTCGACGTCCGCTATCTGGGTGACGTGGCGGGCGAACGGACGCAACAACTGATTTTGCCCGCGGGACCCACTCAAAAGTTCGGCTTCTTTGCCCAGGATGAACAAGGCATCTCCCCGTCGCCGAATGTGTTCCGTCTCGGCGATCTGACAAACAAGCTCGAAGCCGAGCCGAACAACGACCCTGCGACGGCCACCGTCTGCGAAGCTCCCATGGCCTTGGCGGGCGTGATCTCGCAGCCCGGCGACGTTGATTGCTTTAAGTTCACGGCCAAAAAGGGACAGCAGTTCGACGTGCGCGTCTTGGCACGTGGCATTCGCTCGCCACTTGATCCGGTGCTGAACATCAATCGCATTGGCGGGGCGGGCGTGGCCGGCAACGACGACAGTGGCGGACCCGACAGTTACCTTCGCCTGGCCGTCCCCGAGGACGACGAGTACGTGCTTTACGTCCAGGATCACCTGAAGAAGGGGGGCGTCGACTATGCCTATCGTGTCGAGATCACTCCGGTCAAGCCACGGCTGGTGATGGGCCTGCCCGAGCGCTCGCAGTTTGTCGACATCACGATCGACGTGCCGCAGGGCAACCGGACGGCCGCGTTGGTAAGTGCCTCGCGTGCTGACTTCGGAGGCAACCTGGTCGTCGACGTAAAGGATCTACCGCCGGGCGTGACCATTCAAACCGACACGATGCCGGCCAATCAAACGATCGTGCCCGTTCTATTCACCGCTGCGGCGGACGCGCCTTTGGCCGGTCGCCTGGCTGATGTCGTTGGCAAGCATGAAGACCCGAACCAGAACATCGAGGGGCATCTCGAGCAAACGACCTCGATGGTCCGTGGCCAGAACAACATTAACGTCTGGACACATTCCGCAGAAAGAATGGCCGTCTCACTGACGCAGGCCGTCCCTTACTCGATCGAGATCATCCAGCCCAAGGTGCCGATCGTCCGCGACGGCTCGATGGATCTGAAGATCAAAGCGACGCGCAAGGAAGGTTTCACCACGCCGATCACGATCGCGATGCTCTATAACCCGCCCGGCATCGGCTCGCCCAGCTCGGTCGCGATTCCCGAAGGAAAAGACGAGGTCATTCTGCCTCTGACGGCGAACAGTGGCGCCGAAGTGCGTAACTGGAAGATTGCCGTCCTCGCGTCGTCCCAGGTCGGCAACGGGACCGTGCAGGTTTCCTCGCAATTGGCCGATCTGGAAATCGCCGAACCGTTCGTCGCTCTCGCCTACACGGCCGCGGCCGTTGAAAAAGGGAAAGAAACCGACGTCGTGATCGCAGTCACGAAGAACAAGGACTTCGACGGCAGCGCAAAGGTCGAATTGCTGGGCTTGCC
This genomic interval from Pirellulales bacterium contains the following:
- a CDS encoding PPC domain-containing protein, with product MRSSMTLVRSLAKCGAMILIGTTILGSMAKGASPSVGSITPVGAQRGVETEVSFNGARLADAQEILFYSPGIEVKSLEAVDNAVKVKLAIAPDCRIGQHAMRVRTASGTSELRTFYVGALPEAKEAEPNSDFAQPQKIELGTTVNGVVENEDVDYFVVEAKKGERITAEIEGIRLGYTFFDPYVAIIDKQRFELANSDDAALVWQDGVAAVVAPEDGAYIIQVRETAYGGNGSCMYRLHVGRFPRPRATIPAGGKYGETVDVRYLGDVAGERTQQLILPAGPTQKFGFFAQDEQGISPSPNVFRLGDLTNKLEAEPNNDPATATVCEAPMALAGVISQPGDVDCFKFTAKKGQQFDVRVLARGIRSPLDPVLNINRIGGAGVAGNDDSGGPDSYLRLAVPEDDEYVLYVQDHLKKGGVDYAYRVEITPVKPRLVMGLPERSQFVDITIDVPQGNRTAALVSASRADFGGNLVVDVKDLPPGVTIQTDTMPANQTIVPVLFTAAADAPLAGRLADVVGKHEDPNQNIEGHLEQTTSMVRGQNNINVWTHSAERMAVSLTQAVPYSIEIIQPKVPIVRDGSMDLKIKATRKEGFTTPITIAMLYNPPGIGSPSSVAIPEGKDEVILPLTANSGAEVRNWKIAVLASSQVGNGTVQVSSQLADLEIAEPFVALAYTAAAVEKGKETDVVIAVTKNKDFDGSAKVELLGLPNEVTSVPGEINKDAKELLFHVKTTGNSPAGKHKTLLSRVTIVAQGEPITHMIGGGELRVDEPLPPKANEPAVAAAAPMPMPAADKPSEKRLTRLEQLRLDRQKAKEAAKQQATGAAEAAKPAEATATDAKPAG